GAGCTTGAACGCGAGTTAAGAGGCTTGTTATGAGAGTCGAAGCGGTGGTTGAGGTTAGGCTGACCGAGGACAAGAACAAAGTTTTGAAGGCGCTGGAAAACGTATTCACCCCCACCTCTATAGAGGAGAGGAGGGGAGACACCGGAGTAGTTCTAGTCGCTACGTGCGACGGGAGTGAGTGTCTTGAGAAAATGAGGGGGGCCATCTGGCGCCAGGGGATACAAGACGCGGCGAGGGGCGTGATCTCCAGGGGGATAGTCGGCGAGGACACGGTAGTATTTTCAATTAATAAACAGGCGGCGTATGTGGGCGTTGTTAGTTTCGTCACAGAGCCGGGGGAGTCCCCCCTAGGCCCCATAACTTTTACCGTGAGGACGAGAGATGTGCGTCAATTTCTCGACTGGCTGGCGCCGCGGACTTACAGAGGCAAGGTGTACT
The sequence above is drawn from the Pyrobaculum ferrireducens genome and encodes:
- a CDS encoding RNA-binding domain-containing protein: MRVEAVVEVRLTEDKNKVLKALENVFTPTSIEERRGDTGVVLVATCDGSECLEKMRGAIWRQGIQDAARGVISRGIVGEDTVVFSINKQAAYVGVVSFVTEPGESPLGPITFTVRTRDVRQFLDWLAPRTYRGKVYYQAPPPD